A stretch of DNA from Aliarcobacter thereius LMG 24486:
TATTAATGCCAGGCTTAATAAATTCACATATTCACCTGGAGTTTTCTGCAAATAAAACTACATTAAAATATGGTAATTTTTATTCTTGGTTAAACTCAGTTATAAAGTTTAGAGAAAATCTAATAAACAAGGCTAAAACACCTTTAATTAAAAAAGAGATAGATAATCTTATAAAAACAGGAACAACAACAATTGGTGCAATATCTTCTTACTCTTTTGATTTAGAAGCTTTAGTAAAAAGTCCTATAAATAAACTATTCTTTTGTGAAGTTATTGGCTCAAAACCTGATATGATTGATACTTTGTTTGCTGACTTTAAATCAAGATTAGAAGAAGCAAAAAAGCATAATAGTAAAAACTTTGAAGCTGGAATTGCTATTCATTCACCATATTCAGTGCATCCATTTTTAACAAGAGAAGTTTTAAATATTGCAAAAAGAGATAATCTTGTTGTAAGTTCACATTTTCTTGAATCAAAAGAGGAGAAAAAATGGCTTAGAAAAGACAAAGGAAGTTTTCTTGATTTTTTTAAAAATTTCTTAAATCAAACAAAAGCAATAAATAGACCTTTAGAGTTTTTAGAACTTTTTAAAGGAGTACAAAAAGTATCTTTTACACATTGTGTTGAAACAAAAAAAGATGAACTAGAAAAAATAAAAGAGCTAAATGCGACAATAAATCATTGTTCAGTTTCTAATAGGTTTTTAAATAACAGTAGATTAGAAATTGATAAAATTGAAGATATTAATTTTTCTATTGGAACAGATGGGCTTAGCTCAAATAGTTCATTGTCTATGTTTGATGAATTAAGAGCTGCTTTAAATATACATTTTGAAAAAGATATTGTAAAATTCTCAAGAACTTTGTTAAATGCTGCAACAAATGGAGGAGCTAAAGCTCTTGGATATGAAGGTAAAAAAGGGAAGATTGAGATTGATTATGATGCTGATATGATCGCTTTTTCTTTGCCAAATGATATTGTAGAAATAGAAGATATATATATGCATATAATTTTACATACAAAGAATGTAAATAAAACTATTATAAAAGGAAAAATAATTGACATTTCTTAAAAAACTTTTTTCACCAATTATTATGGTGTTAGATTTCATTACAAAATATTTCAAAACTATTGTTTTTTTAACAATTCTATTTATATTATTTTCAAGTTCTAGTAAAGATGAATATTCAAATAATGCTTTTGCTAATTTACAAAAAATAGATTTAGTAGGACAAATTATTGATCCATCAAAAGTTCTTGAAAATATAGAAAAAGCAAAAAAAGACAATAATATAAAAGGAGTTCTTCTTTTTGTAGATAGTCCAGGTGGTTCAGTTGCACCTTCAGTTGAGATTGCTTATGCTATAAAAGAGTTAAATAATATAAAACCTGTTGTTGTATATGCAAGTGGAACAATAGCAAGTGGAAGTTATTATGCTTCAATTTGGGCAGAAAGAATATTTGCAAATCCAGGAAGTATTGTTGGTTCTATTGGAGTTATAATGCAAGGTTTTGAAGCAAGTAAACTTTTAGATAATATTGGAGTTTCTACACAAACTATAAAAGCTGGTAAATATAAAGAATCTGGAACATTTGCTAGAAAATGGACTAAAGATGAAGAAGAAGAGTTACAAAAAGTCATAAATAGTACATATAATATGTTTGTAAGTGATGTTTCAAATGCAAGAAATTTAAATCCACAAAATCATGATATCTTTGCAGATGCAAAAATATTTACAGCATTTATGGCAAAAGAAGTTGGTTTAGTAGATGAAGTTACAAATATAACTTATGCAAAAAAATATTTACAAGATATTTCAAAAGTTGAAAAAGCTGTTTGGAAAAAAGAGGATAAGTTTGATAAATTTATGGATAAAGTTTTAAGTGAAACTGTATCAAAAATATTAATGAATTTTTCTTCTACTTTAAAAGCATATTAATAAAGAGGTAAAATCCTCTTTATTAATAACTATTTTCTTCTAGAACCACCAGAAACTATATTAAATGTATCATTTGCAATTACATACTCTTCTTGAGTTGGAATTACAAATATTCTTGCAGGAGATGCATTTGTGGAAATATCTCTAGCTTCACTTGATCTTACATTATTTTTAGTTGGATCCATAACAAGACCCATAGCATCAAGACCAGCACAAACTTTTTCTCTAATCAAAGAAGCATTTTCTCCAATTCCACCTGTAAAACATAAAGCATCTATACCATTTAATGCAGCAACATATGAACCAACATAAGATTTTATTTTATAAGCAACCATATCAACAGCAAGTCTACATCTATCATCGCCTTGATTCATACCATCTAAAACTTCTCTTAAATCAGATGATTTTCCAGAAATACCTAAAATCCCAGACTTTTTATTCATAATATCAAGAGCATCATCAATAGTAATATCTTCTTGTTTCATCATAAACTGAATTGCACCAGCACCTATATCTCCAACTCTTGTTCCCATCATTAAACCTTGAACAGGAGTTAATCCCATTGAAGTATCTATACATTTCCCATCAAAAACAGCTGATACAGAAGAACCATTTCCTAAATGACAAACAATAATTCTAGTATTGTGTTTTTTCTCAAGCATTGCTCTTGCTTCATTTGAAACAAAATAGTGACTTGTTCCGTGGAAACCATATTTTCTAATTCCATGTTTTACATATTGATCATAAGGAAGAGCATACATATAGGCATAATCAGGCATTGTTTGATGGAAAGCTGTATCAAATACACCAACATTTGGTTTACCTGGCATCAGTTTTTGACAAATTTCAATACCTGTAATATTTGCAGGATTATGTAAAGGAGCTAGAGGAGATAATCTTTTCATAGCATCAATTACTTCAGGTGTAATAAGAACTGAACTTGCAAACTCTTCTCCACCATGAACTGTTCTATGTCCAATAGCTTCAATATCATTTATAGAATCAATAACTTTTCCTTCACCACTTGTAAGAGTAGTAAGAATTGCTTCAATCGCTTCTTTATGAGATGGCATAGGAATATTCATTACAAGTTTTTTTCCATCACCATATTCATGTTTTAATATACCATCAATACCAATTCTTTCACAAAGACCAGAAGCAAAAACTTTTTTGATTACTGGATTCATCAACTGATATTTAACTGAAGAACTTCCAGCATTTAATACAAAAACTAACATTTTTAACTCCTATAATTATTTAACTTGTGTTGCAGTTATAGCAACTAAGTTTGATATGTCTTCTACAGAACAACCTCTTGATAAATCATTTACAGGTTTTGCTAAACCTTGAATAATCGGACCATGTGCTTCAGCATTAGCAAATCTTTGAACAAGTTTATATCCTATATTTCCAGATTGTAAATCAGGGAAAACTAAAACATTTGCAGTACCAGCTACTTTTGAATTAGGAGCTTTTTTTATACCAACAGATTCAACTATTGCAGCATCAGCTTGAAGTTCTCCATCAAATGCAAAATTTACTTTTCTCTCTTCTAAAATTTTACAAGCATTTGTTACTTTGTCAACCATTTGATGATTTGCACTTCCTTTTGTAGAAAACGATAACATAGCAACTCTTGGAGTTAAGCCTACAACATTTTCAGCAGTTGCTGCTGTTGCACTTGCAATATCTGCTAATTGCTCACTTGTTGGATCTGGAATAACTGCACAATCTGCAAATAAAATTAAACCATTGTCTCCAAACTTTCCATCAGCCGTTTCCATAACAAATGAAGATGAAACAGTATTTATACCAGGAGCTGTTTTGATTACTTGAATAGCAGCTTTTAATACATCAGCTGTTGTTGAATTTGAACCAGCAACTAAACCGTCTGCATCTCCAAGTCTTACCATCATACAACCAAAAAATCTAGATTCATTTAGCATTAGATTTGTAGCATCTTCTTTTGAAAGATTTTTACTTTTTCTAAGCTCAACTAACTCATCAATATATGATTCTAATTTGTCAAAATTTTTTGGATTTACAATTTTTGCACCAGAAATATCTACTCCGTATTTTTTAGCATCTGCATTTATATTATTTTCATCTCCAATTAAAATAATATTTGCAGTTTTTGCTTCTAAAACTTGAGCAGTAGCTCTTAAAACTCTTTCGTCTTCTGTTTCAGGAAGAACAATTGTTCTTAACTTTTGTTTAGCCTTATTTTTTATTTGGTCTATTAATCCCATATCTATCCTTTTGAAATGAACTTTAAGGAAGATTATAATTCAAAAATATAGCAAGAGAGTAGCAAATTATCATATTCTAAAAAGAATATGATAATTTATAAAAAGCTAGTTTTTGTAGTAGTTTTATTTATTCTTTACAAGATTATATGTATCATTTGCAATGACTAATTCCTCATTTGTAGGAATTATATAAATTTTAGTTTTAGAGTTTTTAGTATTGATTTCTCTATTACCTTTTTCTCTTTTAGAGTTTTTTTCTTTATCAATTTCAATACCCATAAATTCTAAGCCTTCACAAACTTTTTCTCTAATTAAATCAGAGTTTTCTCCAATTCCAGCTGTAAAGCAAATAGCATCAACTCCATGCATTAAACCAGCATAAGAGCATAGATATTTTTTAATTCTTTCACAAAGCATTGTTATGGCTATTTTAGATCTTTTATCTCCATCATTAGAAGCTTTTATAACTTCTCTTAAATCAGAACTAACTCCTGAAACTCCTAGAATACCTGATTTTTTATTTAAGTAATCAACTATTTGGTCAGGAGTTAAGTTCTTTCTTTTCATTAAATATGGAATAACACCAGCATCAATATCTCCACTTCTTGTACCCATTACTAAACCTTCAAGAGGAGTTAATCCCATAGAAGTACTAATTGATTTTCCATCCTTAACTGCACAAACAGAAGAACCATTTCCAAGATGACAAACAATAATTTTGCTATCTTTTTTCTTTAAAATATTAACTGCTTCATTTGAAACATAATAGTGACTTGTTCCATGAAATCCATATTTTCTTAAATGGTGTTCTGAATAATCAGCATAAGGAACTGCATATAAGAAGTTTTCCATTGGCATTGTTTGGTGAAATGCTGTATCAAATGTTACAACATTTGGAACTTTTGGCATTAATTCTTTACAAATTTTTACTCCCATAATATTTGCAGGATTATGTAAAGGAGCTAGAGGAATTAGCTCTTCAATTTTCTTAATAACTTCTTCATCAACAATAACAGACTCTTTGAAGTATTCTCCACCATGCACAACTCTATGACCAATTGCTTTTATTTCATCTATTGAGTTTATAACTTTTGTTTCATCATTTGTAAGAATTCTAAGAACTAGTTCGATAGCTTCTTTATGAGTTGGAATAGGAAGTTCAAAAGTTATTTTTTTATCTTCTCCAATTTCATGTTTCAAAATACCATCAATTCCTATTCTTTCAACTAAACCACTTGCTTTTAACTCTTTAGATTTAGTATCAATTAATTGATACTTTAAAGATGAAGAGCCTGCATTTAATACAAAAACCAACATTTAAATCCTTTATCTTAATTTAATATTAAAAATTTTAATTAGTTTTAAAATAATAGCTAATTATTACTTAAGAGATTAATTAATTTTTACACTAGCAGAATTCTTTAATTTTATGAAAATTAAAGCAGTCATTAATGCATCATTGTATGAATCATGAGTTCCAAAATTTGGTAGATTAAGTTCATTTAATATTGATTTAAATCTTAAATCAACAAAACTTTGTGGAATTAAATCAATTTTAAAATCGTGATAAATTTCTGAAACTTCATATTTTTTATTTGGTAAATTTATACCAATAATAGGTTTTAAATATTTATTTATCATTTTTAAATCAAAATCCAAAAAGTATCCTACAATTTTTCTATTTCCAATAAAATATAAGAATTCTAGAATAACATCATCAATATTACAAGCATTTTCTAAATCACATTTTCTTAAGTGATGGATTTTTATAGAGTTTTCTTTTAATTGATTTGATTTTGGTTTTACATATCTTATGAACTTCTTACTTGCAATAATAGTATTATTCTTTATGATTACTGCACCAATTGAAATAATATCATCAATTAAAGGATCCAATCCTGTTGTTTCGCAATCAAAACAAATATATTCATCATTTGATGGTTTATCAAATAAAAAATTAAATCTTTTATCTTTTAATCTCTTTTTGTAAAAATGATTTTTGATTGAATTAAACATAGTTTAGCTTAAAATGATGTTCTAATCTCTTTTTTAGTTTATTAACTATTTTAAAAGAGTCTTTTAATAAGTCTTTTTCCATATTGCTTAAAGAGTTTGGATTTACAAAATTATCAATTTTCTCATTTTTATCAAGTTTCTCTAAACTAATTTTTAATCTTAGGTTATTTAAAAAATTAAAAGCAGTTATAAGTTCTTTTGCATTTTCATCATCAAATATATTTAATTTTTTAAGAGCCTGAATTCTTTTTATAGTATTTGTATTTAGAACTTTATTTTGAATACTTAAAGATCTTACTCCTTGAACTAAAATAAAAATTCCACCTCTTTTTATATCAATCTCATTTTTATGTTTTTCATCTTTGCTATTGAATACAAATCCATCGAAAAAACCAAGTGGAACATCGAAGCTAGATAT
This window harbors:
- the pta gene encoding phosphate acetyltransferase, with protein sequence MGLIDQIKNKAKQKLRTIVLPETEDERVLRATAQVLEAKTANIILIGDENNINADAKKYGVDISGAKIVNPKNFDKLESYIDELVELRKSKNLSKEDATNLMLNESRFFGCMMVRLGDADGLVAGSNSTTADVLKAAIQVIKTAPGINTVSSSFVMETADGKFGDNGLILFADCAVIPDPTSEQLADIASATAATAENVVGLTPRVAMLSFSTKGSANHQMVDKVTNACKILEERKVNFAFDGELQADAAIVESVGIKKAPNSKVAGTANVLVFPDLQSGNIGYKLVQRFANAEAHGPIIQGLAKPVNDLSRGCSVEDISNLVAITATQVK
- a CDS encoding acetate/propionate family kinase, with amino-acid sequence MLVFVLNAGSSSLKYQLIDTKSKELKASGLVERIGIDGILKHEIGEDKKITFELPIPTHKEAIELVLRILTNDETKVINSIDEIKAIGHRVVHGGEYFKESVIVDEEVIKKIEELIPLAPLHNPANIMGVKICKELMPKVPNVVTFDTAFHQTMPMENFLYAVPYADYSEHHLRKYGFHGTSHYYVSNEAVNILKKKDSKIIVCHLGNGSSVCAVKDGKSISTSMGLTPLEGLVMGTRSGDIDAGVIPYLMKRKNLTPDQIVDYLNKKSGILGVSGVSSDLREVIKASNDGDKRSKIAITMLCERIKKYLCSYAGLMHGVDAICFTAGIGENSDLIREKVCEGLEFMGIEIDKEKNSKREKGNREINTKNSKTKIYIIPTNEELVIANDTYNLVKNK
- the mqnF gene encoding aminofutalosine deaminase family hydrolase, which gives rise to MKIIRVKYLLTFDNDFRIIKDGAVVFDDKIIEVATYNFIRRKYPHLEAISLEKNSVLMPGLINSHIHLEFSANKTTLKYGNFYSWLNSVIKFRENLINKAKTPLIKKEIDNLIKTGTTTIGAISSYSFDLEALVKSPINKLFFCEVIGSKPDMIDTLFADFKSRLEEAKKHNSKNFEAGIAIHSPYSVHPFLTREVLNIAKRDNLVVSSHFLESKEEKKWLRKDKGSFLDFFKNFLNQTKAINRPLEFLELFKGVQKVSFTHCVETKKDELEKIKELNATINHCSVSNRFLNNSRLEIDKIEDINFSIGTDGLSSNSSLSMFDELRAALNIHFEKDIVKFSRTLLNAATNGGAKALGYEGKKGKIEIDYDADMIAFSLPNDIVEIEDIYMHIILHTKNVNKTIIKGKIIDIS
- a CDS encoding acetate/propionate family kinase, yielding MLVFVLNAGSSSVKYQLMNPVIKKVFASGLCERIGIDGILKHEYGDGKKLVMNIPMPSHKEAIEAILTTLTSGEGKVIDSINDIEAIGHRTVHGGEEFASSVLITPEVIDAMKRLSPLAPLHNPANITGIEICQKLMPGKPNVGVFDTAFHQTMPDYAYMYALPYDQYVKHGIRKYGFHGTSHYFVSNEARAMLEKKHNTRIIVCHLGNGSSVSAVFDGKCIDTSMGLTPVQGLMMGTRVGDIGAGAIQFMMKQEDITIDDALDIMNKKSGILGISGKSSDLREVLDGMNQGDDRCRLAVDMVAYKIKSYVGSYVAALNGIDALCFTGGIGENASLIREKVCAGLDAMGLVMDPTKNNVRSSEARDISTNASPARIFVIPTQEEYVIANDTFNIVSGGSRRK
- a CDS encoding 3'-5' exonuclease; this encodes MFNSIKNHFYKKRLKDKRFNFLFDKPSNDEYICFDCETTGLDPLIDDIISIGAVIIKNNTIIASKKFIRYVKPKSNQLKENSIKIHHLRKCDLENACNIDDVILEFLYFIGNRKIVGYFLDFDLKMINKYLKPIIGINLPNKKYEVSEIYHDFKIDLIPQSFVDLRFKSILNELNLPNFGTHDSYNDALMTALIFIKLKNSASVKIN
- the sppA gene encoding signal peptide peptidase SppA; amino-acid sequence: MVLDFITKYFKTIVFLTILFILFSSSSKDEYSNNAFANLQKIDLVGQIIDPSKVLENIEKAKKDNNIKGVLLFVDSPGGSVAPSVEIAYAIKELNNIKPVVVYASGTIASGSYYASIWAERIFANPGSIVGSIGVIMQGFEASKLLDNIGVSTQTIKAGKYKESGTFARKWTKDEEEELQKVINSTYNMFVSDVSNARNLNPQNHDIFADAKIFTAFMAKEVGLVDEVTNITYAKKYLQDISKVEKAVWKKEDKFDKFMDKVLSETVSKILMNFSSTLKAY